From one Lycium ferocissimum isolate CSIRO_LF1 chromosome 5, AGI_CSIRO_Lferr_CH_V1, whole genome shotgun sequence genomic stretch:
- the LOC132057614 gene encoding spore wall protein 2-like, with protein sequence MAQQFVQQFQYNINLVLDKKSLINLKKKSTKNFREFAIRSREQATRLRPPLKESEVVETFIQAQDEEYYQYMLPALGKSFVEAIKIREMIEDGKMGIEQDTWNAKKDNRINTEETQKGKEPAISESQTSPSIQTQNKFDALAAEGDDKDNEEQTPNNEGLKEEVRGNNINAEFGKTDSANTSEEVQGQEKDITIESEIVQGQENGTTIESETVSGEGEKMAKWGDRVEEPEDSKKDQSGEHNQEINIRRNKIIEPPDGDPGIYNNGHERDIANGVKLS encoded by the exons ATGGCTCAACAATTTGTGCAGCAATTTCAATACAATATAAACTTAGTCCTTGACAAGAAGTCCCTGatcaacttgaagaaaaaatcTACAAAAAATTTCAGAGAATTTGCCATTAGGTCGCGGGAGCAGGCAACTAGGTTAAGACCACCGTTGAAAGAAAGTGAGGTCGTGGAAACTTTTATTCAAGCTCAAGATGAAGAATATTATCAGTACATGCTTCCTGCCTTGGGTAAATCATTTGTTGAAGCCATCAAAATAAGGGAGATGATAGAAGATGGGAAGATGGGAATAGAACAGGAC ACCTGGAATGCTAAAAAGGATAACAGAATAAATACAGAGGAGACACAAAAAGGGAAAGAGCCTGCTATTTCTGAAAGTCAAACAAGTCCTTCCATTCAAACTCAAAATAAGTTTGATGCTTTGGCTGCTGAAGGGGATGATAAGGACAATGAAGAACAAACACCAAATAATGAAGGATTAAAGGAGGAAGTCAGGGGCAACAATATAAATGCAGAGTTTGGAAAAACAGATAGTGCAAACACCAGTGAAGAAGTGCAAGGACAGGAAAAAGACATAACAATCGAAAGTGAAATAGTGCAAGGACAGGAAAATGGCACAACAATTGAAAGTGAAACTGTTTCAGGTGAAGGGGAGAAGATGGCTAAATGGGGGGATAGGGTGGAAGAGCCTGAGG ATAGCAAAAAGGATCAATCTGGGGAGCACAATCAGGAGATCAATATTAGGAGAAATAAGATAATTGAGCCACCAGATGGGGATCCAGGGATATACAATAACGGTCATGAGCGAGATATAGCAAATGGGGTGAAACTATCGTGA